In the genome of Drosophila yakuba strain Tai18E2 chromosome 3R, Prin_Dyak_Tai18E2_2.1, whole genome shotgun sequence, one region contains:
- the LOC6536406 gene encoding uncharacterized protein LOC6536406, giving the protein MQPFIVIRNYTQDDELKCQELVRDYIMSFSNKSFFVYCFREITLQFIVITWAIFFIFLGVPLLFCALTVPACIFCLFTGTYFSFYSKAVELMRTKPSQSLVAECYEPFIFRCSPKEASYQIFTENCPYEEAYTRKFRRRIVAAISVKNHHAVYNAAWIYRFAIDPNYPCQTIMEPMIKMVVKNCISGGYASLECTISEWQESERDFYDDFGFVTRQIYHKKIIGSSLAVMKTQLTYGLRTDGALHKQN; this is encoded by the exons ATGCAGCCATTTATTGTCATTCGCAACTACACGCAAGATGACGAGCTCAAGTGCCAGGAGCTGGTGCGGGACTACATCATGTCGTTCTCGAACAAATCCTTTTTTGTCTATTGCTTCCGAGAG ATCACCCTGCAGTTTATAGTCATCACCTGGGCCATATTCTTCATATTTCTGGGAGTGCCCCTCCTGTTCTGCGCACTCACTGTGCCCGCTTGCATATTTTGCCTCTTTACTGGCACCTACTTCTCCTTTTACTCCAAGGCAGTGGAGCTGATGAGG ACCAAACCATCGCAATCTTTGGTGGCCGAGTGCTACGAACCCTTCATTTTCCGCTGCTCACCAAAGGAAGCCAGCTACCAAATATTTACCGAGAACTGTCCATACGAGGAGGCATATACGAGGAAATTTCGCCGCAGGATTGTGGCTGCCATTAGTGTGAAGAACCACCACGCCGTGTACAATGCTGCATGGATCTATCGCTTTGCCATCGATCCCAATTACCCGTGCCAGACGATCATGGAGCCCATGATAAAAATGGTGGTCAAGAACTGTATTAGCGGCGGCTACGCCTCTCTGGAGTGCACCATCTCCGAATGGCAGGAAAGTGAGCGTGATTTTTATGACGATTTCGGTTTCGTTACGAGGCAGATCTACCACAAAAAGATCATCGGCAGCAGTTTGGCAGTGATGAAAACCCAGCTGACCTATGGGTTACGAACCGATGGAGCTTTGCACAAGCAAAACTAG
- the LOC6536404 gene encoding peptide transporter family 1, which yields MFRATEIGSEETLPALAELSQVGYEREARDVEWIRWRGEQAQLKRAHRSSLPNYGFAPPPIRMEYRYPRAVFFVLATKFFEAFAANGIRTVLALYLRDDLNFTESFSTVVLHIFNFFGQFCPIIGAILADSYIGNVRTISGFSFIYAFGWLLLTLTSLPAMGLPMVLLVSIALLFIAVGNGSIRACITSLGALQFRLPEQSVHLAEYFSFYYFVYYFGIFLSKILPPLVRANTQCFDKAECYPAVFGTLGAAFLMAWFIFLIGKCFYKSEKLSNDNILFKFCGCIKTALVEKWRRRKSPKRSNYWLHNAIGAYDMGFVNDVSKVLRISKLFIPLPFYFALLAQQDSSWTFQATQMNTTVMGVTIQPDQAKAVGPIFLFMLIPLWQYITVPLLRRYFNWELQPLHSVTVGGIFSAGAFFCAGALQERIKNSPLQTVNIAWQLPQFLLLMMGELLLSIPGLQFAFTQAPTSMKSVVTAAWFLNNAFGNLIVVLVTELGMLSSQMAEYFFYAVIMVVCIILYALLAFDYTLQERKGGLYVRMDSEGEDRDKPTTSRSGSI from the exons ATGTTTCGCGCTACGGAAATCGGCAGCGAAGAAA CCCTGCCAGCGCTGGCGGAGCTCAGCCAGGTGGGATATGAACGCGAGGCACGGGACGTGGAGTGGATCCGCTGGAGAGGCGAACAGGCCCAGTTAAAGCGGGCTCATCGCAGCTCCCTGCCCAATTATGGATTTGCTCCCCCTCCCATCCGCATGGAGTACAGGTATCCACGAGCCGTCTTCTTCGTTCTGGCCACAAAGTTCTTTGAGGCTTTTGCGGCCAACGGCATTCGCA CCGTACTCGCACTCTATCTGCGCGACGATCTCAACTTCACGGAAAGCTTTTCCACTGTGGTGCTGCACATCTTCAACTTTTTTGGCCAGTTCTGCCCGATCATTGGGGCCATCCTAGCGGATAGCTATATAGGCAATGTGCGTACGATATCCGGCTTCAGTTTTATCTACGCTTTCGGGTGGTTACTGCTCACACTGACATCCCTGCCGGCCATGGGGCTTCCGATGGT CTTGCTGGTGTCCATCGCTCTTCTGTTTATCGCCGTTGGCAATGGATCGATACGAGCCTGCATCACCTCGCTGGGTGCACTGCAGTTCAGGCTGCCGGAACAGAGCGTCCATCTGGCCGAGTACTTCTCCTTCTACTATTTCGTCTACTATTTCGGAATCTTCCTGAGTAAGATCCTTCCGCCGCTGGTAAGGGCTAATACGCAGTGCTTCGACAAGGCGGAATGCTATCCGGCCGTATTCGGCACCCTTGGCGCAGCCTTTTTGATGGCCTGGT TTATCTTCCTGATTGGAAAATGCTTTTACAAGTCCGAAAAGCTGTCCAATGACAACATACTCTTCAAGTTCTGCGGCTGCATAAAGACTGCTCTTGTGGAGAAGTGGCGACGTCGCAAGTCGCCAAAGCGCTCCAACTACTGGCTGCACAATGCAATTGGAGCCTACGACATGGGATTCGTTAATGATGTGTCCAAAGTTTTAAGG ATATCCAAGCTGTTTATCCCACTGCCCTTCTACTTTGCTCTGCTGGCGCAACAGGACTCCAGCTGGACCTTCCAGGCCACCCAGATGAATACCACAGTAATGGGCGTGACCATCCAACCGGATCAGGCCAAGGCCGTGGGCCCCATCTTTCTCTTCATGCTCATCCCGCTGTGGCAGTATATAACAGTGCCTCTGCTGCGGCGCTACTTCAACTGGGAGCTCCAGCCGCTGCACAGTGTGACTGTGGGTGGGATTTTCTCCGCCGGCGCCTTTTTCTGTGCGGGCGCCTTGCAGGAACGCATAAAG AATTCGCCGCTCCAAACAGTGAACATCGCTTGGCAACTGCCACAGTTTCTGCTGCTCATGATGGGCGAACTACTGCTTTCCATTCCGGGTCTCCAGTTCGCCTTCACCCAAGCGCCGACCTCTATGAAGTCGGTGGTTACGGCGGCTTGGTTCCTCAATAATGCTTTCGGCAATCTCATCGTGGTTCTGGTCACCGAGCTGGGTATGCTAAGCTCACAGATGGCCGAGTACTTCTTTTACGCGGTGATAATGGTGGTTTGCATAATCCTTTATGCTCTTCTGGCCTTCGATTACACTCTGCAGGAGCGCAAGGGAGGGCTGTATGTGAGAATGGACAGCGAAGGCGAGGACCGGGATAAGCCCACTACTAGCCGCAGCGGGAGCATCTAG
- the LOC6536402 gene encoding uncharacterized protein CG16817, with translation MSAAAGSIPPPVSWAQRNDLIYVIIDVECKDIEQKVTENSFTFKGVNVLDPSKKYEVTLNFLHEVDPEKVTSKNIGRCLEFTIPKKAAGPYWSSLTTDKTKLHFLKANFAKWRDESDDEEGEQKDNGMFGNFLNSPGGDWNNKFDDFNVDDEEEDSDDNIPSLSQNDEDDEEGGEGDKEKKPAA, from the exons aTGTCGGCAGCAGCAGG CTCGATTCCGCCTCCAGTTTCCTGGGCCCAGCGCAATGACCTGATCTACGTCATCATTGATGTGGAGTGCAAGGACATTGAACAGAA AGTTACGGAAAACAGCTTCACCTTCAAGGGCGTTAACGTTCTGGATCCGTCGAAGAAGTACGAGGTCACACTGAACTTCCTTCACGAGGTGGATCCCGAGAAGGTGACCAGCAAGAACATTGGCCGCTGCCTGGAATTCACAATACCCAAGAAGGCAGCCGGACCCTACTGGTCCTCGCTGACCACTGACAAGACCAAGTTGCATTTCCTTAAGGCCAACTTTGCGAAGTGGCGCGATGAGTCCGACGACGAGGAGG GCGAGCAAAAAGACAATGGCATGTTTGGCAATTTCCTTAACAGCCCTGGTGGCGACTGGAACAACAAGTTCGACGACTTCAACGTCGatgacgaggaggaggactcGGATGACAACATCCCGAGTCTGTCCCAGAACGACGAGGATGATGAGGAGGGCGGCGAGGGTGATAAGGAGAAGAAGCCAGCTGCCTAG
- the LOC6536405 gene encoding transmembrane emp24 domain-containing protein eca gives MRDQFISLALMLCVLHSACGLYFHISETERKCFIEEVPDETTVIVNYKVELYDPRSNGFMPSSPGIGMHVEVRDSDDKIVLSRVYSSQGRISFTSHTPGEHVICMYSNSTAWFSGAQLRVHLDIQVGEHAIDYANVAQKEKLTELQLRIRQLLDQVEQITKEQNYQRYREERFRHTSESTNSRVLWWSLAQTVVLVCMGFWQMRHLKSFFEAKKLV, from the exons ATGCGCGACCAATTCATCAGCCTGGCCCTGATGCTGTGCGTCCTGCACAGTGCCTGCGGCTTGTATTTCCACATATCGGAGACGGAGCGCAAGTGCTTCATCGAGGAGGTTCCCGACGAGACAACTGTGATTG TGAACTACAAGGTGGAGCTGTACGATCCGCGCTCTAATGGATTCATGCCCTCGTCTCCCGGCATCGGTATGCATGTGGAGGTACGCGACAGCGACGACAAGATTGTGCTGTCCCGCGTGTACAGCTCACAGGGACGCATCTCGTTCACGTCGCACACTCCCGGCGAGCACGTCATCTGTATGTACTCGAACAGCACCGCGTGGTTCAGTGGTGCCCAGCTGCGCGTTCACCTGGACATCCAGGTGGGAGAGCACGCTATCGACTACGCCAATGTGGCGCAGAAAGAGAAGCTGACTGAGCTGCAGCTGCGCATCCGCCAGCTACTCGACCAGGTGGAGCAGATAACCAAGGAGCAGAACTACCAGCGATACCGCGAGGAGCGTTTCCGTCACACCAGCGAGAGCACCAACTCCCGAGTGCTGTGGTGGTCGCTGGCTCAGACCGTCGTTTTGGTTTGCATGGGCTTCTGGCAGATGCGCCATCTCAAGAGCTTCTTTGAGGCCAAGAAACTGGTGTGA
- the LOC6536403 gene encoding nucleoside diphosphate kinase 7: MKPAAIPASERRLAFVAEWYHAEAGIIRTFLITYYVSDKAVEVFDQRNKRTFLRRTKIPELTQRDFFVGSKINVFGRQFDIVDYADDTTRTNLAKYRKKGFVLLKNNMWTKHLGKFLKTLIENKININQGIMVQFSPKMVTQFLSGKDKTDVSSSVLMNELLAGPAISLELIGDNVVETIKACVQYKSTEGEASSVKLSPSLEELFESEEIRYGFYYSDNDEDVEMDLKFFFEARHSIIKECVFKNTTLAIIKPHSIKDGLLGDIISEILSNGFRLNAMRMILMARINCEEFYEVYRGVLPEYIPMVAQLASGVCMCMEIACVDPEKKAAQEFRNFCGPMDPEIAKLLRPHTLRAKFGKSKVQNAVHCTDLPDDSNLELQYMFKIID, from the exons ATGAAACCCGCTGCGATTCCGGCTAGCGAGCGGCGTCTGGCCTTCGTGGCCGAGTGGTACCATGCCGAGGCTGGAATCATTCGCACCTTCCTGATCACATACTATGTGTCTGACAAGGCGGTGGAAGTG TTCGATCAGCGCAACAAGCGCACATTCCTGCGACGCACCAAGATCCCGGAGCTGACCCAGCGCGACTTCTTCGTGGGCTCCAAAATCAATGTCTTCGGCCGGCAGTTTGACATTGTGGATTATGCTGATGACACTACGCGGACCAACCTGGCCAAATACCGCAAGAA AGGCTTTGTTCTGCTTAAGAACAACATGTGGACGAAGCACCTGGGCAAGTTTCTGAAGACGCTGATTGAGAACAAGATTAACATAAACCAGGGCATAATGGTCCAGTTCTCTCCCAAAATGGTAACTCAGTTTCTGTCCGGCAAGGACAAGACGGATGTCTCCTCTTC AGTCTTAATGAACGAGCTGTTGGCTGGCCCGGCCATTAGCCTGGAGCTGATTGGCGACAACGTCGTGGAGACCATCAAGGCCTGCGTCCAGTACAAAAGCACAGAAGGGGAAGCTTCCAGTGTGAAACTGTCGCCCAGTTTGGAAGAACTGTTTGAAAGTGAGGAGATCCGTTATGGATTCTACTACTCTGATAACGACGAAGACGTGGAAATGGACCTAAAGTTCTTCTTTGAGGCCAGGCACAGCATTATTAAGGAATGTGTATTTAAGAACACAACGCTTGCCATCATTAAGCCGCACAGCATCAAGGATGGTCTCCTGGGAGACATAATTTCCGAAATCCTGTCCAATGGCTTCCGGTTAAACGCCATGCGCATGATTCTAATGGCGCGTATCAACTGTGAGGAGTTTTACGAAGTCTATCGCGGCGTGCTGCCCGAATATATACCCATGGTTGCGCAGTTAGCCAGTGGAGTATGTATGTGCATGGAGATTGCTTGCGTCGATCCCGAAAAGAAAGCTGCTCAGGAGTTCCGCAACTTCTGCGGTCCCATGGATCCGGAGATCGCCAAACTGCTGCGGCCCCACACGCTGCGCGCCAAGTTCGGCAAGTCCAAGGTGCAGAACGCCGTACACTGCACCGATCTGCCGGATGACTCGAACCTGGAGCTGCAGTATATGTTTAAGATAATCGACTGA
- the LOC6536401 gene encoding endothelin-converting enzyme 2, with protein MFFGSRKLISMMLLWVIVAALLTGCEARSVVERRDCSESNGRSTNVPIADLRLQEYADFMKSYMNQSVAPCENFYEYACGNYRNFKPDRYSTSRRSNMGDVSYTLIDITDQLVSRMDLAEALNVSSELAVAQRFYNACLEAELHPFNAADPAHLSLIRSIGGFPAVDGAAWNASSFNWINMSAHLANYGANGLIREAIHLIYPFKPYTKLPELGFDHIIVQEENISSNTTRAFRLNEERMHGYLRAFGLPEGRIREAIAGVFAFWRDALEIPQQCEVFDPYQIKRDFPQSEYYYNISWSGRHSAEKLFCAFYYVELDKVCAQHREAVANYLAMQLLYRLDPKLKAPKYQSNYCAVTLFQSMRILFNKLYMANNFSEEKRLEISEIVRELRRSLRKTLEDAEWLDEESRARALLKESTITSRIGSFQDVALSDRIIREINSLKIIDDSYARTNINLQHLAVEIKRFSSRHYQELANDTKPQKLIIGLQVSAGYYTPDNSINVMAGMVEPPIYHRHLPLSLKFGTLGFIVGHELIHGFDPTSFNYNSNGQLEPWSEQSQQLLEDRAECYMDHYGKYLVPEIKRRVNGKTTLDENVADNSGLRQALLAYRSHKQQLLEQPGQERISDTLPGLDLTPEQLFFLGFAQLFCSHYEEEHYWKVLTNEHTFDKFRVLGVMSNSEDFFQAYNCSVGSGMRPVSKTCRLW; from the exons ATGTTTTTCGGATCACGGAAGCTGATCTCAATGATGCTGTTGTGGGTCATCGTGGCTGCTCTTCTGACGGGTTGCGAGGCCAGAAGTGTTGTGGAAAGGCGTGATTGTTCCGAGAGCAATGGTCGCTCGACCAATGTACCTATTGCAGACCTACGCCTGCAGGAGTATGCGGATTTCATGAAATCCTACATGAACCAAAGTGTAGCGCCCTGCGAGAATTTCTACGAGTACGCGTGTGGAAATTATCGGAACTTTAAGCCGGATCGGTACTCCACATCGAGAAGGAGCAACATGGGCGACGTGTCTTACACACTGATCGACATCACGGATCAACTGGTGAGCAGAATGGACCTGGCGGAGGCACTCAACGTGTCCAGCGAACTGGCGGTGGCCCAGCGATTCTACAACGCTTGTCTGGAAGCAGAGCTCCATCCCTTCAATGCGGCGGATCCCGCTCACTTGAGTCTAATTCGATCGATCGGAGGATTTCCCGCTGTGGATGGAGCCGCCTGGAATGCGTCCAGCTTCAACTGGATCAACATGAGTGCCCACCTGGCCAACTATGGAGCCAATGGTCTGATCCGCGAAGCGATCCATTTAATCTATCCATTTAAGCCCTACACCAAACTGCCAGAACTGGGCTTTGACCACATCATCGTGCAGGAGGAAAACATCTCGAGCAACACCACTCGCGCCTTCCGGCTGAACGAAGAGCGAATGCACGGATATCTCCGGGCGTTCGGATTGCCGGAGGGGAGGATTAGGGAAGCAATTGCTGGGGTCTTTGCCTTCTGGCGGGACGCACTCGAGATCCCGCAACAGTGCGAAGTGTTTGATCCCTACCAAATTAAACGAGACTTTCCCCAATCGGAGTACTACTACAACATCTCGTGGAGCGGACGCCACTCCGCAGAGAAACTATTCTGCGCCTTTTACTACGTGGAACTGGACAAGGTATGCGCCCAGCATCGCGAGGCGGTGGCCAACTACTTGGCCATGCAGCTGCTCTATAGATTGGATCCTAAGCTGAAGGCGCCCAAGTACCAAAGCAACTACTGTGCGGTTACGCTATTCCAATCCATGAGGATTCTGTTCAACAAACTCTATATGGCC AATAATTTCAGCGAGGAGAAGCGCCTGGAGATATCGGAAATCGTCCGGGAACTGCGAAGGAGTCTGCGAAAGACGCTTGAGGACGCCGAGTGGCTGGATGAGGAGAGTCGGGCGAGGGCACTGCTAAAGGAGTCCACCATTACGTCACGCATAGGTTCGTTCCAGGATGTCGCACTTTCGGATCGAATAATCCGAGAAATCAACAGTCTGAAGATCATCGATGATAGCTATGCGCGGACCAACATCAATTTGCAGCACCTGGCTGTAGAAATCAAACGGTTTAGCAGTCGTCACTATCAGGAACTGGCCAATGACACCAAGCCCCAGAAGCTCATCATAGGATTGCAGGTGTCAGCGGGCTACTACACGCCGGACAACTCCATCAATGTGATGGCTGGCATGGTGGAACCGCCGATATACCACCGCCACCTGCCGCTCTCCCTGAAATTCGGCACCTTGGGCTTTATCGTGGGTCACGAGCTCATCCACGGCTTCGATCCGACCAGCTTCAATTACAATAGCAACGGTCAATTGGAGCCCTGGTCGGAACAATCGCAACAACTTTTGGAGGATCGCGCCGAGTGCTACATGGACCACTATGGCAAGTACTTGGTACCGGAGATCAAGCGGCGGGTCAACGGAAAAACCACACTGGACGAGAATGTCGCGGACAACAGTGGACTCAGACAGGCCCTGCTGGCCTACCGCAGCcacaagcagcagctgctggaaCAGCCGGGGCAGGAGAGGATCAGCGACACATTGCCGGGCCTCGACCTGACGCCAGAACAATTGTTCTTCCTGGGATTTGCCCAGCTATTTTGCTCCCACTACGAGGAGGAGCACTACTGGAAGGTTCTCACCAACGAGCACACCTTTGACAAATTTCGTGTCCTGGGCGTTATGTCCAACAGCGAGGACTTCTTCCAGGCCTACAACTGCTCCGTGGGCAGTGGCATGCGTCCTGTTTCCAAAACGTGCCGACTTTGGTAG